In Cryptomeria japonica chromosome 10, Sugi_1.0, whole genome shotgun sequence, a genomic segment contains:
- the LOC131051906 gene encoding uncharacterized protein LOC131051906, whose translation MDDYKYQRRRNIKSLLLGKSGFSSRFQSSPENSFRERNGQAEANLRKSSSQGRDSASSEGTSSQGSVIGKRKSPLVRSLSWIKWNFLSSLSIKMIEQRKSGFEYLEKGFDEMTVKENIEAQLCKEPVNRSSPTSNSEDAEECASLCCGSENKLEEREISLCEKEKCGADDDVEEGFEQKALHGYLTEEHVSYRKKDLRRFPPPLPSLARTGNLPCHMPWVHLRSYKRDGRLVIQEVKVQHHEFFRAKRSNGRLIMHLVQHDEGKIRAHQAEKVKAEPQRTGIGPPDRDSVGEAKENDRIEIEEAPGETMDVLLHNDGDKDGAEEVRGETFGLLQEDNGDKDTVVEKDEVPGFNGDFQDLNRYGGQDNFPANFGTDERKARLSHPVCIPVQQCYPAIGLESPIGCCATPLNSLFERPMTAIRPIRS comes from the exons ATGGATGATTACAAGTACCAGAGACGGAGAAATATCAAGTCTTTGTTGCTGGGAAAGTCCGGCTTTAGTAGCAGGTTCCAGTCTTCGCCAGAAAATTCATTTCGTGAaaggaatggtcaagctgaagcaaaTTTAAGGAAAAGTTCAAGTCAAGGCAGGGACAGTGCAAGTTCAGAAGGAACATCATCACAGGGGTCTGTTATAGGCAAGAGGAAAAGCCCCCTGGTCCGATCTTTGAGCTGGATAAAGTGGAATTTCTTGAGCTCTTTGA GTATCAAAATGATCGAGCAGCGGAAATCAGGGTTTGAGTATTTGGAAAAAGGATTCGACGAAATGACTGTAAAGGAAAATATTGAAGCTCAGTTATGCAAAGAACCTGTAAATAGGTCTTCTCCGACAAGTAATAGTGAAGATGCTGAGGAATGTGCGAGTTTGTGCTGCGGTTCTGAAAATAAGCTTGAGGAAAGGGAAATAAGCTTATGCGAAAAAGAAAAATGTGGAGCAGATGATGATGTGGAAGAGGGTTTTGAGCAGAAGGCCCTCCATGGCTACCTTACGGAGGAACATGTGTCCTACAGGAAGAAAGATTTGAGGCGCTTCCCACCTCCGCTTCCTTCTCTCGCGCGGACAGGTAATTTGCCATGCCACATGCCCTGGGTGCACTTGAGATCCTATAAGAGAGATGGTAGGCTAGTTATACAGGAGGTTAAGGTTCAGCATCATGAGTTTTTTAGGGCAAAGCGCTCCAATGGCCGCCTTATTATGCATTTAGTACAACATGATGAAGGAAAGATCAGAGCTCACCAGGCTGAAAAGGTCAAAGCAGAGCCCCAGAGGACCGGTATTGGTCCGCCAGACCGGGATTCTGTTGGCGAAGCCAAGGAAAACGATAGAATCGAAATTGAAGAAGCGCCTGGTGAAACGATGGATGTACTTTTACATAATGACGGTGACAAAGACGGGGCTGAAGAGGTGCGTGGTGAAACCTTTGGTTTACTTCAAGAAGATAATGGTGATAAAGATACAGTGGTTGAGAAGGATGAAGTTCCAGGATTTAATGGGGATTTTCAGGATCTGAATAGGTACGGAGGTCAGGATAACTTTCCAGCTAATTTTGGTACAGATGAAAGGAAAGCGAGACTTTCTCATCCAGTATGCATTCCTGTACAGCAGTGTTACCCAGCAATAGGCTTAGAAAGCCCAATAGGATGTTGTGCAACACCACTGAATTCCTTGTTTGAAAGACCCATGACAGCCATTAGGCCAATTCGCAGCTAA